The proteins below come from a single Natrinema sp. SYSU A 869 genomic window:
- a CDS encoding bacteriorhodopsin encodes MIPEVQLYQFAFYAMTAATLGFLVWIARMPAGKRRYYLPVPIMCGTLALSNFGMSIELFRITTAGGQPIPLTRYVDYVIATPIMVFVAGLIAGATRRQLAVAIVLSVAWVGSTAVRYLLDPPLNTVAGIVTIVSLVAIVVLMIWPITKRSGQQNGERVLLYGKLRNLLLLLWVFYLVMGFVSRQGLGLLDAFGGIFVASYLDILARIGFGVLVLRATDATDQVIAGLKSTDGGDDGSDGVTLEKSEESAVEPAD; translated from the coding sequence ATGATACCCGAAGTCCAACTCTATCAGTTCGCGTTCTACGCGATGACGGCGGCGACCCTCGGCTTCCTCGTGTGGATCGCCCGGATGCCCGCGGGAAAGCGGCGGTACTACCTCCCCGTACCGATCATGTGCGGGACGCTCGCACTCTCGAACTTCGGCATGTCGATCGAATTGTTCCGCATCACGACGGCGGGCGGCCAGCCGATCCCGCTGACCCGGTACGTCGACTACGTGATCGCGACGCCGATCATGGTCTTCGTCGCCGGGCTGATCGCCGGGGCGACCAGACGGCAACTGGCCGTCGCGATCGTCCTGAGCGTGGCGTGGGTCGGATCGACAGCCGTTCGCTACCTCCTCGATCCTCCCTTGAACACCGTCGCCGGGATCGTAACGATCGTCTCCCTCGTGGCGATCGTCGTCCTGATGATCTGGCCGATCACGAAACGCTCCGGCCAGCAAAATGGTGAGCGAGTCCTCCTCTACGGCAAGCTCCGGAACCTGCTGCTCTTGCTCTGGGTGTTCTACCTCGTCATGGGGTTCGTCTCGCGGCAGGGACTGGGGCTACTCGACGCGTTCGGCGGTATCTTCGTCGCCTCGTATCTCGACATCCTCGCCCGAATCGGGTTCGGTGTCCTGGTGTTACGGGCGACCGACGCGACCGATCAGGTGATCGCCGGACTCAAATCGACCGATGGAGGCGACGACGGCTCGGACGGCGTCACCCTCGAGAAGTCCGAGGAGTCCGCGGTCGAGCCGGCCGACTGA
- a CDS encoding DUF2071 domain-containing protein: MNAQRTDPFRWTFADGSSPKAPHVVSMTWRDGLFVHWPVDPDALRPHVPSRLTLETRDGHAWVSVLPFVLTNVGLRGAPSITRLAFAELNVRTYVRYRGDPGLFFFSIDVGNAFVAATVGRTTRLPVYHARTRVGATENHVAFESERRETTGGVPARFAATYRPDGDVFTTEPDTLEHWLTARRRFYAPDADGVLTGEIAHDPWPLQPAVVTIRENTMLEANGLPMPIGDPIVHYADELSMTGSIPRRIKS; this comes from the coding sequence ATGAACGCACAACGTACGGACCCCTTTCGATGGACATTCGCAGATGGGTCGTCGCCGAAAGCACCACACGTCGTCTCGATGACCTGGCGTGACGGATTGTTCGTCCACTGGCCAGTCGATCCGGACGCCCTTCGCCCGCACGTGCCCAGCCGGTTGACGCTCGAGACGCGGGATGGTCACGCCTGGGTGAGCGTCCTCCCGTTCGTGCTCACGAACGTGGGACTTCGTGGGGCGCCGTCGATCACTCGGCTGGCCTTCGCTGAACTCAATGTCCGGACATACGTTCGGTATCGGGGCGATCCCGGTCTGTTTTTCTTCAGCATCGACGTTGGAAACGCGTTCGTCGCCGCGACTGTCGGGCGGACGACGAGATTGCCCGTCTATCACGCCCGAACACGGGTCGGGGCCACTGAGAACCACGTGGCCTTCGAAAGCGAACGCCGGGAGACGACGGGCGGCGTTCCCGCCAGATTCGCCGCGACCTACCGACCCGACGGCGACGTCTTCACCACCGAACCGGATACGCTCGAGCACTGGCTTACGGCGCGTCGTCGGTTCTACGCCCCGGACGCCGACGGGGTCCTGACCGGCGAGATCGCACACGATCCGTGGCCGCTCCAGCCGGCCGTGGTGACGATCCGCGAGAACACGATGCTCGAGGCCAACGGATTACCGATGCCGATTGGCGATCCGATCGTCCACTACGCCGACGAACTATCGATGACGGGCTCGATTCCGCGGCGGATCAAAAGCTGA
- a CDS encoding sugar porter family MFS transporter has protein sequence MSTTRTGATGNERNSFIYVVAALAALNGLLFGFDTGVISGAMLYIRNTFELATVFGYSINASLIEGIIVSGAMIGAIIGAALGGRLADRLGRRRLILVGAVVFFVGSFIMAIAPTVEVLIVGRIVDGIGVGFASVVGPLYISEISPPEIRGSLVSLNQLTITSGILIAYLVNFAFSNGGEWRWMLGLGMVPAAVLFVGMLFMPESPRWLYEHGRESDAREVLASTRVEQQVEDELHEIKKTVRTESGTLRDLLEAWVRPMLIVGVGLAAFQQVTGVNTVMYYAPTILESTGFADTASILATVGIGVVNVVMTIVAVLLIDRTGRRPLLLTGLGGMTLMLAVLGIAFYLPGLSGAIGWIATGSLMLYVAFFAIGLGPVFWLMISEIYPMEVRGTAMGVVTVVNWAGNLLVSLTFLRLVDGIGQTGTFWLYGALSLLALVFCYRLVPETKGRSLEEIEADLRETAFGADAGEKPRVTESDD, from the coding sequence ATGTCAACGACACGCACAGGAGCGACCGGCAACGAGCGAAACTCGTTTATCTACGTCGTCGCGGCGTTGGCCGCGCTCAACGGACTACTGTTCGGGTTTGACACTGGCGTCATCTCCGGCGCGATGTTGTACATTCGAAATACGTTCGAACTGGCGACCGTCTTCGGGTATTCGATAAACGCCTCCTTGATCGAGGGGATCATCGTCAGCGGGGCGATGATCGGCGCGATCATCGGGGCGGCGCTGGGCGGTCGGCTCGCGGATCGGCTCGGTCGACGACGCCTCATACTCGTCGGAGCCGTCGTCTTCTTCGTCGGATCGTTCATCATGGCGATCGCGCCGACCGTCGAGGTACTGATCGTCGGTCGAATCGTCGACGGGATCGGCGTTGGCTTCGCCTCAGTCGTCGGTCCACTGTACATTTCGGAGATCTCACCGCCGGAAATACGCGGGTCGCTGGTCTCGCTGAATCAGCTGACGATCACCAGCGGTATCCTCATCGCGTACCTCGTAAACTTCGCGTTCTCCAATGGCGGCGAGTGGCGCTGGATGCTTGGCCTCGGCATGGTCCCTGCCGCAGTTCTGTTCGTTGGAATGCTGTTCATGCCCGAGAGCCCCCGCTGGCTCTACGAGCACGGTCGTGAGAGCGACGCTCGCGAGGTACTCGCCAGTACCCGCGTCGAGCAGCAAGTCGAGGACGAACTCCACGAGATCAAAAAGACGGTCCGAACCGAGTCCGGAACGCTCCGTGACCTGCTCGAGGCGTGGGTGCGGCCAATGTTGATCGTCGGCGTCGGGCTGGCAGCATTCCAGCAGGTCACCGGCGTCAATACGGTCATGTACTACGCACCGACGATCCTCGAGTCGACCGGCTTCGCGGACACCGCCTCGATCCTCGCGACCGTCGGTATCGGCGTCGTCAACGTCGTTATGACCATCGTTGCGGTGCTGTTGATCGACCGCACCGGCCGCCGACCGCTCTTACTCACAGGACTCGGCGGAATGACCCTCATGCTCGCCGTCCTCGGAATCGCGTTCTACCTGCCCGGCCTCTCGGGCGCGATCGGCTGGATTGCAACCGGGAGCCTGATGCTGTACGTCGCGTTCTTCGCGATTGGGCTCGGACCGGTCTTCTGGCTCATGATCTCTGAGATCTACCCGATGGAGGTTCGCGGCACGGCGATGGGCGTCGTTACCGTCGTCAACTGGGCCGGCAACCTGCTCGTCTCGCTGACCTTCCTCCGGCTGGTCGACGGCATTGGCCAGACCGGAACGTTCTGGCTGTACGGCGCGCTCTCCTTGCTCGCGCTGGTCTTCTGTTATCGGCTCGTCCCCGAGACGAAGGGACGGTCGCTCGAGGAAATCGAAGCTGATCTCCGTGAAACAGCGTTTGGAGCCGACGCCGGCGAGAAGCCCCGCGTGACGGAGTCGGACGACTAA
- a CDS encoding ornithine cyclodeaminase family protein produces MNTLLLDSDDVDELARLSDVIDAVEQAFGAFERGTTQMPAKSYIDLPQYNGDFRSMPAYLDTGEWDAAGLKWVNVHPDNPADHDLPTVLGTMIYSDPETAFPLAIMDGTTLTMKRTGAAAAVATDYLAVEDASSLGLVGAGVQSYTQLEAISEVRPIAEVVVSDPDEERVQRFVDTFEDRFDIRGGSISEAGHCDVLSTVTPVEDPIVGLEDIGEHTHINAIGADAAGKHELHDELLGAARIVIDDHEQCTHSGEINVPYGEGILTDADIHGEIGELVVGATDGRTEETGITVFDSTGLAIQDVAAARVVYETARENDAGYGFGMIDTGQ; encoded by the coding sequence ATGAACACGCTTTTGCTGGACAGCGACGACGTCGACGAGCTCGCGCGACTGTCCGATGTCATCGACGCGGTCGAACAAGCCTTCGGAGCGTTCGAGCGGGGGACCACCCAGATGCCCGCCAAGTCCTATATCGACCTCCCGCAGTACAACGGCGACTTCCGGTCGATGCCCGCCTATCTCGACACGGGCGAGTGGGACGCCGCCGGGCTGAAGTGGGTCAACGTCCACCCCGACAACCCCGCGGACCACGACCTGCCGACGGTGCTGGGGACGATGATCTACTCCGATCCCGAGACCGCGTTCCCGCTGGCGATTATGGACGGGACGACGCTGACGATGAAGCGGACAGGGGCCGCCGCGGCCGTCGCCACTGACTACCTCGCCGTCGAGGACGCCTCGAGCCTCGGTCTCGTCGGGGCCGGCGTCCAGTCGTACACCCAACTCGAGGCGATCAGCGAGGTCCGTCCGATTGCGGAAGTCGTCGTCTCGGACCCCGACGAGGAGCGCGTCCAGCGGTTCGTCGATACCTTCGAGGACCGGTTCGACATCCGCGGAGGCTCGATTTCAGAGGCGGGTCACTGCGACGTGCTCTCGACCGTGACGCCCGTCGAGGATCCGATCGTGGGACTCGAGGATATCGGCGAGCACACGCACATCAACGCCATCGGAGCCGACGCGGCAGGGAAACACGAACTGCACGACGAACTGTTGGGGGCAGCCCGGATCGTGATCGACGACCACGAGCAGTGTACTCACTCGGGTGAGATCAACGTCCCCTACGGCGAGGGGATCCTGACCGATGCGGACATCCACGGCGAGATCGGCGAACTCGTCGTCGGTGCGACGGACGGGCGGACCGAAGAGACCGGTATCACGGTTTTTGATTCGACCGGGCTCGCGATTCAAGACGTTGCGGCCGCTCGAGTTGTTTACGAGACCGCCCGGGAGAACGACGCCGGTTACGGGTTCGGGATGATCGATACCGGTCAGTAG
- the thsA gene encoding thermosome subunit alpha yields MGNQPLIVLSEDSQRTSGEDAQSMNVQAGKAVAESVRTTLGPKGMDKMLVDSSGNVIVTNDGVTLLSEMEIDHPAADMIVEVAETQEEEVGDGTTSAVVVAGELLSQAEDLLDQDIHATTLAQGYREAAEEATAALEEIAIDVDEDDTEILEQIAATAMTGKGAENAKGLLSGLIVEAVRAVADDDGVDTDNIKVEKVVGGSVENSELVEGVIIDKERVSENMPYFAEDADVAIINGDLEIKETEIDAEVNVTDPDQLEQFLEQEEAQLREMAEQVADVGADVVFVDGGIDDMAQHYLAQEGIIAVRRVKSSDQAQLARATGASPVSSVDDLTEDDLGAAGSVAQKEIAGDQRIFVEDVDDARAVTLILRGGTEHVIDEIDRAVEDSLGVVRTTIEDGKVLAGGGAPEIDISLSLRDYADSVGGREQLAVEAFADALEVIPRTLAENAGLDPIDSLVELRSAHDGGDTAAGLDAYTGDTIDMDAEGVYEPLRVKTQAIESATEAAVMLLRIDDVIAAGDLAVSHDDDDEDMPAGGPGGMGGGMGGMGGGMGGMM; encoded by the coding sequence ATGGGCAACCAGCCCCTTATCGTACTCTCGGAGGACAGCCAGCGAACCTCCGGGGAGGACGCGCAGTCGATGAACGTGCAGGCCGGGAAGGCCGTCGCCGAATCGGTTCGGACGACGCTTGGCCCGAAGGGGATGGACAAGATGCTCGTCGACTCCTCGGGCAACGTCATCGTCACGAACGACGGCGTCACCCTGCTCTCGGAGATGGAGATCGATCATCCCGCGGCTGACATGATCGTTGAAGTCGCCGAGACGCAGGAGGAGGAGGTCGGTGACGGCACGACGAGTGCCGTCGTCGTCGCTGGCGAACTCCTCAGCCAGGCCGAGGACCTGCTGGACCAGGACATCCACGCAACCACCCTCGCCCAAGGGTACCGAGAGGCCGCCGAAGAGGCCACCGCGGCCCTCGAGGAGATCGCCATCGACGTTGACGAGGACGACACCGAGATCCTCGAACAGATCGCCGCGACGGCGATGACCGGCAAGGGCGCGGAGAACGCCAAGGGCCTCCTTTCGGGGCTCATCGTCGAGGCCGTTCGCGCGGTCGCCGACGACGACGGCGTTGACACGGACAACATCAAAGTCGAGAAGGTCGTCGGCGGTTCGGTCGAGAACTCCGAGCTCGTCGAGGGCGTCATCATCGACAAGGAGCGCGTCTCCGAGAACATGCCGTACTTCGCCGAGGACGCCGATGTCGCAATCATCAACGGCGACCTCGAGATCAAGGAGACCGAGATCGACGCCGAGGTCAACGTCACCGACCCCGACCAGCTCGAGCAGTTCCTCGAGCAGGAAGAGGCTCAGCTGCGCGAGATGGCCGAGCAAGTCGCCGATGTCGGCGCTGACGTTGTCTTCGTCGACGGCGGCATTGACGACATGGCCCAGCACTACCTCGCACAGGAGGGCATCATCGCCGTCCGTCGCGTCAAGTCCAGCGACCAGGCCCAGCTCGCTCGCGCGACCGGTGCCTCGCCGGTCTCGAGCGTCGACGACCTGACCGAGGACGACCTCGGCGCTGCCGGTAGCGTTGCACAGAAGGAGATCGCTGGCGATCAGCGCATCTTCGTCGAGGATGTCGACGACGCGCGCGCCGTCACCCTGATCCTCCGCGGTGGCACCGAGCACGTCATCGACGAGATCGACCGCGCTGTCGAGGACTCGCTGGGCGTCGTCCGGACGACCATCGAGGATGGCAAGGTGCTCGCCGGCGGTGGCGCACCCGAGATCGACATTTCGCTCTCGCTGCGCGACTACGCCGACTCCGTCGGCGGCCGCGAACAGCTGGCCGTCGAGGCCTTCGCGGACGCACTCGAAGTCATCCCGCGCACGCTGGCCGAGAACGCAGGACTCGATCCCATCGACTCGCTGGTCGAGCTTCGCAGCGCTCACGACGGCGGCGACACCGCTGCCGGTCTCGACGCCTACACCGGCGACACCATCGACATGGATGCCGAGGGCGTCTACGAGCCGCTCCGCGTGAAGACCCAGGCTATCGAGTCCGCCACCGAGGCGGCCGTCATGCTGCTTCGCATCGACGACGTCATCGCCGCGGGCGACCTCGCAGTCTCCCACGATGACGACGACGAAGACATGCCCGCCGGCGGCCCCGGTGGCATGGGCGGCGGCATGGGCGGTATGGGCGGCGGCATGGGCGGCATGATGTAA
- a CDS encoding FIST N-terminal domain-containing protein, which produces MSEILAGVGHVTDDDPTTAGRRAARAARDDLGDEERLAYAFGSSEYDQAALLGGIEDQLDCPVVGCSTAGEIAHAQSYTESVVVLALAGNGVRPGIGSAPGFAEHPRRAGMEAASAAMDDLGDGAVPTAVSTPESGRRRWYPKLLVNAFGPGLTGSKEWALIGVQDALGWAHVSGGFAGDDWKLDSTWVYRDGEPVEDSMTVTAMDVDVKTGIGVANGLRETEHTFTVTRAEDNRLYELDGKPALEAYRDRYGDRVTQEHFLMTHPLGTDDDGDETHIAMLTQVDEAEGSMIVGEKPLEEGQELTVMDTSADAVLDGVETAVDRALTAAGGPEDIAAVLVFDCNCRWFHLSDEETRNAELDIVRERVGPDVPVAGFYSYGEIATPNPLWNDDPRSLMRQDVHHQSIAIEIITNESL; this is translated from the coding sequence ATGAGCGAAATTCTCGCCGGAGTCGGCCACGTGACCGACGATGACCCGACAACGGCTGGCCGACGCGCAGCCCGTGCCGCACGAGACGACCTCGGTGACGAGGAACGGCTCGCATACGCGTTCGGCTCAAGCGAGTACGACCAGGCTGCGTTGCTTGGTGGTATCGAGGACCAACTCGACTGTCCGGTCGTCGGTTGTTCGACGGCCGGCGAAATCGCCCACGCCCAGTCGTACACGGAGAGCGTCGTCGTGCTCGCGCTCGCGGGCAACGGCGTTCGTCCCGGTATCGGTTCCGCACCGGGATTTGCTGAGCACCCGAGACGGGCGGGAATGGAGGCGGCTTCGGCGGCCATGGACGACCTTGGCGATGGTGCCGTCCCCACGGCGGTGTCGACGCCCGAGTCGGGCCGCCGGCGCTGGTACCCGAAACTGCTCGTGAACGCGTTCGGACCTGGCCTGACGGGTAGCAAGGAGTGGGCGCTGATCGGCGTCCAGGACGCACTGGGTTGGGCGCACGTCTCCGGTGGGTTCGCGGGGGACGACTGGAAACTCGATTCGACGTGGGTCTACCGGGACGGCGAACCGGTCGAGGACTCGATGACAGTCACTGCGATGGACGTCGACGTCAAGACCGGTATCGGCGTCGCCAACGGCCTGCGCGAGACCGAACACACGTTCACCGTGACGAGAGCCGAGGACAACCGCCTCTACGAACTCGACGGAAAACCCGCACTGGAGGCCTACCGCGACCGCTACGGTGACCGGGTGACCCAGGAACACTTCCTGATGACCCATCCGCTCGGAACGGACGACGACGGGGACGAGACCCACATCGCAATGCTCACCCAGGTCGACGAGGCGGAGGGGTCGATGATCGTCGGCGAGAAACCGCTCGAGGAGGGCCAGGAACTCACCGTCATGGATACGTCGGCCGATGCGGTCCTCGACGGCGTCGAAACCGCGGTCGATCGGGCGTTGACGGCCGCCGGCGGTCCGGAGGATATCGCGGCCGTACTGGTGTTCGATTGCAACTGCCGGTGGTTCCACCTGTCGGACGAGGAGACTCGAAACGCCGAACTCGACATCGTCAGAGAGCGCGTCGGACCGGACGTTCCCGTCGCCGGGTTCTACAGCTATGGGGAGATCGCGACGCCGAACCCGCTGTGGAATGACGATCCGCGGTCACTCATGCGTCAGGACGTCCACCACCAGAGCATCGCCATCGAGATCATCACTAATGAGTCGCTGTAA
- a CDS encoding HAMP domain-containing sensor histidine kinase: MSDLDPLSDTDAVEAVLADESPATQDGLLVALASRRGRSTAEIAALTGLSIDAVDQWVETLDIDDPPTGTDDSDDGVDHGGDDVVDQSRFEIVDAAVRSFVKSETIEGITEPMTDVADEFFDTTAVAVYRYDGLRSELVPEVVTPDAEARFEIESIDDGVDPLWSAFRSDEPTTVASTELVVPSETLGIVRLGDVDTDAVSEIDVRTFRPIATAAVGAIERRRRIRSLEDDRAELKGKNEDLQDFANIVSHDLRNPLSVAEGYLEMAVETGDEEHVQEVKDAHERIDRIIEHTLTLARQGQGIDDAEPVELESVARQAWGTVETHDATLCVVDSTTFDADPDRLRQLFENLFRNSVEHGSTSSQLGSRADDAVEHGSTDSQLTVDDDSEWSRVDEGVVVTVGTIGDGDGFFIADDGPGIPVPERSRIFERGYTDSDDGTGFGLHIVREIVDAHRWNISVTDGDHGGARFEVDGV, from the coding sequence ATGTCCGATCTCGACCCGCTGTCGGACACTGACGCCGTCGAGGCCGTACTGGCCGATGAATCGCCGGCGACTCAGGACGGCCTGCTGGTAGCACTGGCGTCTCGTCGGGGCCGTTCGACAGCGGAGATCGCCGCGCTCACCGGGCTTTCGATCGACGCCGTCGATCAATGGGTCGAGACCCTCGACATCGACGATCCGCCGACGGGGACGGACGACAGTGACGACGGTGTTGACCACGGTGGCGACGATGTCGTCGATCAGTCTCGATTCGAGATCGTCGACGCCGCTGTCCGATCGTTCGTCAAGTCGGAAACGATTGAGGGGATTACGGAGCCGATGACCGATGTCGCGGACGAGTTCTTCGATACGACCGCGGTCGCCGTCTACCGGTACGACGGTCTCCGATCCGAACTCGTCCCCGAGGTCGTTACGCCCGACGCCGAAGCCCGCTTCGAGATCGAATCGATCGACGACGGTGTGGACCCGTTGTGGTCAGCGTTCCGATCGGACGAACCGACCACCGTGGCGTCTACCGAACTCGTCGTTCCGTCCGAGACACTGGGGATCGTCCGACTCGGCGACGTCGACACCGACGCAGTGAGCGAGATCGACGTCCGGACGTTCCGACCGATCGCGACGGCGGCCGTCGGCGCGATCGAGCGCCGCCGCCGAATCCGGTCGCTCGAGGACGACCGCGCCGAACTCAAAGGGAAAAACGAGGACCTCCAAGACTTCGCGAACATCGTCTCGCACGACCTGCGGAACCCGCTATCCGTCGCGGAGGGATACCTCGAGATGGCTGTCGAGACCGGCGACGAGGAGCACGTCCAGGAGGTCAAAGATGCACACGAGCGCATTGATCGGATCATCGAGCACACGCTGACCCTGGCTCGGCAGGGCCAGGGGATCGACGACGCGGAACCGGTCGAGCTCGAGTCGGTCGCCCGACAGGCCTGGGGAACCGTCGAGACGCACGATGCGACGCTCTGCGTCGTGGACTCGACGACGTTCGATGCTGATCCGGATCGGCTCCGACAGTTGTTCGAGAACCTCTTTCGGAACAGTGTGGAGCATGGCTCCACAAGCAGTCAGCTCGGTTCCCGCGCTGACGACGCCGTAGAGCACGGTTCGACGGACAGTCAGCTGACGGTTGACGATGACAGTGAATGGAGTAGAGTGGACGAAGGGGTCGTCGTTACAGTTGGCACGATCGGTGACGGAGACGGTTTCTTTATCGCCGACGACGGCCCCGGCATTCCGGTCCCGGAGCGGTCCCGAATCTTCGAGCGCGGGTACACCGACAGCGACGACGGGACCGGCTTCGGGCTCCACATCGTCCGCGAGATCGTCGACGCCCACCGCTGGAATATTTCCGTGACCGACGGCGATCACGGCGGTGCTCGATTCGAGGTCGACGGCGTATGA
- a CDS encoding class I SAM-dependent methyltransferase: MFDAERLPFATDRFDAVSCRFVAHHFPDPEAFLAEVERVLAPGGVFALEDLCVPADHDLTAYVNRIERLRDSGHVETYSREQWLDWLAETGLTVETVHETSRRLEVDAWLDRMDVPVDNRRQIKSLLSDAPVALEEAFEFQYVDDGDGRRLESYRAGVVLFRARG, translated from the coding sequence GTGTTCGACGCCGAGCGACTGCCCTTCGCGACGGATCGGTTCGATGCGGTCTCCTGTCGGTTCGTCGCGCATCACTTCCCGGATCCCGAGGCGTTCCTCGCGGAAGTCGAACGCGTCCTCGCGCCGGGCGGCGTGTTCGCGCTCGAGGACCTCTGCGTCCCGGCCGATCACGATCTTACGGCGTACGTGAATCGGATCGAACGGCTTCGGGATTCGGGTCACGTCGAGACCTACTCCCGAGAACAGTGGCTTGACTGGCTCGCGGAGACGGGGCTGACGGTCGAAACCGTCCACGAGACGAGCCGTCGGCTCGAGGTCGACGCCTGGCTCGACCGGATGGACGTGCCGGTGGACAACCGTCGCCAGATCAAATCGCTGCTGTCGGATGCGCCGGTCGCCCTCGAGGAGGCGTTCGAGTTCCAGTACGTCGACGACGGCGACGGGCGGCGACTGGAATCGTATCGAGCCGGCGTCGTACTGTTTCGAGCACGGGGCTGA